Genomic window (Candidatus Binataceae bacterium):
GGAGATAATGGAGGTCTGAATCGTCCCGACGGCGTCCCGCGCAAGGCGGGAGGCGGCGGCGCGGCTTATCCGGTTCGTGGCTTCTTCACTCCCACTGGACGAATTTCCGAACCTTTCGCTGGAACGCGAGCGGCTGCCGCGTCACGTCGCGATCGTGATGGACGGCAACGGCAGATGGGCTCGCCAGCACGGGCTCTCGCGTTCCGAGGGCCATCGCCGCGGCAAGGACTCGGTGCGCGCCGTGGTCGAGGCGGCGCGCGAGATCGGCATCCGCTGCCTCACGCTTTTCGTGTTCTCCAACGAGAACTGGCAGCGGCCCGGCACCGAGGTGCGATTTTTGATGGAGCTGTTCCATCGCTATCTCCGCACCGAGACCAAGCGCCTGATGAAACGCGACATCAAGGTGGTGGCGCTCGGCAACCTCGAGCGGCTGCCGACGCCGGTCAGGCGCGCGCTCGACTCGATGATCGCCGCGACCGCCGCAAACCGTTCGATGACGGTCGCGCTCGCGCTTTCCTATGGCGGGCGCCAGGACGTAACCGCTGCCGCCCGCCGAATCGCCGAGGAGGTCGCGGCGGGACGGCTGCGCCCCGAGGAAGTCGACGAGCAGGCCGTCGCAAGCCGGCTCGCAAGCGCCGATCTGCCCGACCCCGATCTGCTCATCCGCACGTCGGGCGAACTGCGGATATCGAATTTCTTCCTCTACCAGCTCGCCTATACGGAACTGTATTTCACCAACACCTTGTGGCCCGACTTCCGCGAGCGCGAGTTTCTCCGTGCGCTCGCCGCCTATCAGCTCCGCGAGCGCCGCTTCGGCGCGGTCGACGCCGGCTCCGCCAACCACCGACTGCGTGCTGCGAACTAGGGTCTGGACCGCGCTGGTGGCGCTGCCCACCCTGCTCGCGGTGGTGCTCTTCGCGCCTGCGCCATGGTTCGCAGCTTTCGTGGCTGTGCTGATTGTGGTCGGACTCTACGAAGTGGCCGCGATGACCGGGGCGCACAGCGCGGGCGCGATCGCCATCCTGATGCTGGCGGGCGGCGGGCCGGCCGCGCTGCTCGGATGGGCGCCCGCGCGTCTATGGTTCATCCCACTCGGCGTGATTCTCGCGATGCTCGCGCTGATCGTACGCGTCGGACGGGGCACCGCAGACGCCGCGGCCAGGGCGCCCGGGACGGAGTTGACGCTCCTTGGAGCGCTCTATGTAGGAGCGTTATTTCCGTATTTCGCCCTTCTTAGAAATCGTCCTGACGGTATCGCGGCGATTGTTCTAGTTCTTCTGCTCGTGATCGCCAGCGATACGGGAGCCTACTTCACCGGCTTATCGATAGGCCGGACCAGGCTCGCCCCCCGAGTGAGCCCGAAAAAGACCGTGGAGGGGGCGATCGGGGGGTTAGCACTATGTGTGGTGGCTGGACTCCTGCTTCGCCTACCACTGGTGCCCGGATGGGGCGTGGGGCAAACCGTGGTATTTTCCGCGGTCATCGGCATACTGGCGCAATTGGGCGACCTGGCCGGCTCGGCGCTCAAACGCAGCGCCGGAGTCAAGGATTCTGGATGGATTTTTCCAGGACATGGCGGCCTGCTGGATCGCACTTGCAGCATAGTTTTCGCGGTGACTTTGGCCTATTATTGGGGGCGATGACTGCGGCCATCCAGCCTAATTCCACGAGCGTCCATCGGAAACCATGATCACATCAATTCTCTCCGCGGTGATAATTTTCGCCGTCCTGATCATCGTGCACGAGACCGGTCACTTCCTGATGGCCAAGCGATCGGGCGTCCGCGTGCTCCGATATTCCGTCGGCTATCCGCCGAAGCTTTTCGGTATCCGCCGTGGCGAGACCGAATACGCGTTCAGCGCGACGCCGCTTGGCGGTTACGTGAAAATGCTCGGTGACGAAGTCGCCGAGGAACCTACCACCGAGACGCTCGAAGGATACGTCAAGGAGCTGCAACTCGAC
Coding sequences:
- a CDS encoding isoprenyl transferase, translating into MASSLPLDEFPNLSLERERLPRHVAIVMDGNGRWARQHGLSRSEGHRRGKDSVRAVVEAAREIGIRCLTLFVFSNENWQRPGTEVRFLMELFHRYLRTETKRLMKRDIKVVALGNLERLPTPVRRALDSMIAATAANRSMTVALALSYGGRQDVTAAARRIAEEVAAGRLRPEEVDEQAVASRLASADLPDPDLLIRTSGELRISNFFLYQLAYTELYFTNTLWPDFREREFLRALAAYQLRERRFGAVDAGSANHRLRAAN
- a CDS encoding phosphatidate cytidylyltransferase; protein product: MLRTRVWTALVALPTLLAVVLFAPAPWFAAFVAVLIVVGLYEVAAMTGAHSAGAIAILMLAGGGPAALLGWAPARLWFIPLGVILAMLALIVRVGRGTADAAARAPGTELTLLGALYVGALFPYFALLRNRPDGIAAIVLVLLLVIASDTGAYFTGLSIGRTRLAPRVSPKKTVEGAIGGLALCVVAGLLLRLPLVPGWGVGQTVVFSAVIGILAQLGDLAGSALKRSAGVKDSGWIFPGHGGLLDRTCSIVFAVTLAYYWGR